In Streptococcus gallolyticus subsp. gallolyticus DSM 16831, the sequence GGCGATGCTGAAAACGACCGTGCCATGCTTGAAGCCGTCGGTAACCCTGTTGTCATGGAAAATGGTACACCAGAACTCAAAGAAATCGCTAAATATATTACAAAATCAAATGAAGAAAGTGGCGTTGCATACGCCCTTAGAGAGTGGGTCTTAAAATAATGTATAGCTATAAAATCGGTATTTCTGCGGAAGAACACGATAATTTTGCAAAATCAAGTAACCAAACAAACCTTTTACAATCATCAAATTGGGCAAAAATTAAAGATAATTGGGATAACGAACGCATTGGTTTCTACAAAGACGATGCCTTAGTTGCTTCTGCTTCTATCCTTATCAAAGCTTTGCCACTTGGCTTTACCATGCTTTATATCCCTCGTGGACCAATCATGGACTACAGTGACAAAGAACTCGTTGCCTTTGTCATTAGCTCCCTTAAGAAGTATGGTAAAACAAAACGCTCCCTCTTCATCAAAATTGACCCTGCTTTACTGCTTAAACAATACAAAATCGGTGAAGAAGTTGATGAAAACAAAGACACACTTACTGCTATTGATAACTTGAAAGCAGCGGGTTGCGAATGGACTGGACGCACAACAACAATTGCTGAAAGTATCCAACCTCGTTTCCAAGCAAATGTCTATACCCAAGAAGACATGACAGCAACTTTCCCTAAACACACAAAACGTTTGATGAAAGATGCTATTCACCGTGGTGTCATCACTAGCCGTGGTACAATCGATGACGTTAAAGCTTTCGCTGATGTCGTCGCTCTTACTGAAAATCGTAAAGGCGTTGCCCTTCGTAATGAAGATTATTTCCGTAAAATGATGGAAACTTACGGTGACGATGCTTACCTACACCTTGCCAAAGTTAATTTGCCAAAACGTCTAACTGAATACAAAGAACAACTCGCTCAAATCGAAAAAGATTTGTCTGAAACTGCTGAACATCAGAAAAAACGTTTGACTAAGTTAACACAACAAAAAAATTCTGTTACAAAATACATTACTGAGTTTGAAGAATTTGTTGAAAAATACCCAGATGAACTCATCATTGCAGGTATCTTATCTGTATCATTTGGTAATGTCATGGAAATGCTTTATGCTGGTATGAATGATGAATTCAAGAAATTCTACCCACAATATTCCCTTTATCCAAAAGTATTCGAAGATGCTTACGCTGACGATATTATTTGGGCAAATATGGGTGGTGTTGAAGGAACACTTGATGACGGTTTAACTAAATTTAAATCAAACTTCAACCCAACTATTGAAGAATTCATTGGAGAATTTAACATTCCAGTCAATCCATTCCTTTACAAACTTTCAAACTTGGCTTACAATATTCGCAAACAAAGGAGAAATAGCCATTAATGACCTCTCTTGAGATTATCGAAAAAAAAGTTTTTGAGACTTTTTGCAACACCGTCTCTTACAAATCATTTATGCAATCGGTAGAGATGGCGGATTTATTAAAAAAACGTGGGTACCAAGTAACCTATCTTGGGCTAAAAGATGAAGGGACACTACAAGTTGCTGCCGTTCTCTTTAGCTTGCCAATGACAGGTGGGCTCCGCATGGAAATCAATTCTGGTCCTGTTTCACGTGATAAACACTATCTGAAACAATTCTACCAAGAACTTCAAAGCTATGCTAAAGAAAATGGAGCTCTTGAATTACTGGTCAAACCTTATGATACCTATCAGCATTTTGACACTACTGGTCAGCCAACCGACCAAGAAAACACGGCACTATTAGACGATTTTCTATCACTCGGTTATCAACACGATGGACTTTTGACTGGTTACCCAGGTGGTGAGCCTGACTGGCATTATGTCAAAGATTTGACTGACTTAGATGAAAAAACGTTACTAAAATCTTTTAGCAAAAAAGGTCGTCCATTGGTCAAAAAAGCTAAGACCTTCGGCATCACCTTACGAAAACTTAACCGTAATGAATTGCCCCTTTTCAAGGAAATCACTTCTGCCACATCAGACCGCAGAGATTACGATGATAAATCCCTTGATTATTACCAAGATTTCTATGATAGCTTTGGAGATTCTTGTGAATTCATGGTTGCAAGTTTGAATTTTCAAGATTATTTAGCACACCTTGAAACTGATAAAGCCAAACTTGACCAACGAATCGAAAAACTCCGAACTGCCATTGAAAATAACAATGTTTCTGAAAAGAAACAAAATCAGCTTCGCGAATTATCCAGTCAATCTGCAACATTTGATACACGCATGGCAGAAGCTAAGGAATTCATTGGCAAGTACGGTTCACAAAACGTTGTCCTTGCAGGAAGCCTATTTGTTTATACCAAACAGGAAGCTGTCTATCTCTTCTCAGGTTCTTACCCTGAGTTCAATAAATTCTACGCACCTGCCCTGCTTCAAGAATACGTCATGTTAGAAGCCATAAAACGTGGCATTACAACTTATAATCTTCTTGGCATCACAGGAAAATTTGACGGTTCAGACGGCGTTCTACGCTTCAAACAAAACTACAATGGCTACATTACCCGAAAAATGGGAACTTTCCGTTACTACCCTCACCCACTCAAATACAAATTAATTCATAATCTCAAAAAAATATTGAGACGTCATTAAAAATTATGCCTTGAAACCCAAACGTTTCAAGGCTTTTTAGTTGGAACTTAACTTCCAAATTTGTTGCTCTTTGCTTTACAAGCTATATTTTTTATCGTTCAAATCTATAAACCAAGAGAACACAAAAACCTACCTGTCCTAAGACAAGTAGGTTTAAATGACTTCAATGTTTCTTGATTATTTTACAAAGTCAAGAAGAGCAAGGAAGCTTTCTGGTTGAAGTGATGCACCACCAACAAGGGCACCATCAACGTCTGGGCAAGCCATGTAAGCTGCAACGTTTTCAGGTTTAACTGAACCACCGTATTGAACGCGAACTTTGTCAGCTACTGCTTGACCGAAGTCTGCTGCAACTGTGTCACGAACAACTTTACACATTTTTTGTGCGTCATCTTGGCTAGCTGATTTACCAGTACCGATAGCCCAGATTGGTTCGTATGCGATAACAAGTGAAGAAACTTGTTCTTCTGACAATCCAGCAAGAGCAGCTGAAACTTGTCCACCTACGAATTCAGCAGCTTTACCAGCTTCGTAAGTTTCAAGAGTTTCACCACAGCAGATGATTGGAAGCATACCGTTAGCAAAGATTGCTTTAGCTTTTTTGTTGATATCTTCGTCAGTTTCGTGGAAGTATTCACGACGTTCTGAGTGACCGATTACAACGTAGTCAGTTCCCATTTCAGACAATACTTTAGGGCTGTTTTCACCAGTGAAAGCACCAGCGTTTTCAAAGTAGCAGTTTTCAGCAGCAACTTTAAGGTTTGAACCTTTAGCTGCAGCAAGAACTGTTGAAAGGTCAAGTGCAGGAGCTGCGATACCAGCTTCAACAAGTTCTGATGAAGGCAATTTAGAAGCTACTGCTTCAACGAATGCTTTAGCTTCTTCTGGATTTTTGTTCATTTTCCAGTTACCAGCGATAAATGGTTTACGTGACATTTCACATACCTCTTCTTTTTTTATTTACTCCCCTATTTTATCATATTTTTAGCAGGTTTTAAAGGTTCGACGGGATTTTTAGCGACAAACCTCAAAGAAATCACAAAAAAAGAGCCCCTTACGGGACTCTTCCACAATTACTATCTGACTAATAATTGTTATCTGGGAACTTAATTAATTAACTAAAATTAAGCTTCGATTTCTGAAACGATACCTGAACCAACAGTACGTCCACCTTCACGGATTGAGAATGTAGTACCTTGTTCAACGGCGATTGGGTGAATCAATTCAACGTCGATAGTTACGTTATCACCAGGCATTACCATTTCAGTACCTGCTGGAAGTTCGATTGAACCTGTAACGTCAGTTGTACGGAAGTAGAATTGTGGACGGTAGTTGTTGAAGAATGGAGTGTGACGTCCACCTTCTTCTTTAGTAAGGATGTAAACTTCACCTTTGAATTTAGTGTGTGGGTGAATTGAACCTGGTTTAGCAAGAACTTGACCACGTTCGATTTCATCACGTTGGATACCACGAAGAAGAACACCAACGTTATCCCCTGCAAGACCTTCATCAAGTTGTTTACGGAACATTTCAACACCAGTAACAACAGCTTTTTGGATGTCGTCACGGATACCAACGATTTCAACTTCGTCGTTGACTTTAACAGTACCACGGTCGATACGTCCTGATGCTACTGTACCACGTCCAGTGATTGAGAATACGTCTTCGACTGGAAGAAGCAATGGTTTGTCAGTATCACGTTCTGGTTCTGGAATGTATTCATCTACAGTGTCCATCAATTCCATGATGATATCTTCGTAGTGAGTGTCACCTTCAAGAGCTTTAAGAGCTGAACCTTGGATAACTGGAAGATCATCACCTGGGAAATCGTATTCTGAAAGAAGGTCACGGATTTCCATTTCAACCAATTCAAGCAATTCTTCGTCATCAACAAGGTCAACTTTGTTCATGAAGACGATAAGGTATTTAACACCAACTTGACGTGAAAGAAGGATGTGTTCACGAGTTTGTGGCATTGGACCATCTGTTGAAGCTACTACAAGGATAGCACCATCCATTTGGGCAGCACCAGTGATCATGTTTTTAACGTAGTCCGCGTGTCCTGGAGCGTCGATGTGAGCATAGTGACGTTTAGCAGTTTCGTATTCAACGTGTGCAGTGTTGATTGTGATACCGCGTTCGCGTTCTTCAGGAGCAGCATCGATAGAAGCGTAGTCTTTTGGTTGGTTAACTGCGCTTGGAAGACGACGAGCAAGAACTGTTGTAATTGCAGCTGTCAAAGTAGTTTTACCATGGTCAACGTGTCCAATTGTACCAATGTTAACGTGTGGTTTACTACGATCGTATTTTTCTTTTGCCATTTGGGTAAAAGCCTCCAATAAAATATATTTTATAGATAGACAGTAGGCAATACAGTCTAACTTTACCTTACTATTTTAACAAATTATGCGGGAATTGCAAGTATTTTACTATTTTATTTATGATTTCTTTATTTCGTAAGTGTGTGATATGGCTGAATTGTGACGCTCTGTCCGATATTCGAAGCGTAAACCCAATCCTTATCTTCAAGCTGGGCAAAATTTTCAGCACGCCCAGTCAGGATAACCCCAGAAAAGGTTGCTGTTTTATAATTTGAATTATTTTTCAAGTAAGTTTTGGCATCATCTTCTAATGACAATGTTTCATCTTCGATGCTATATTGAGAACCAATGCC encodes:
- a CDS encoding aminoacyltransferase, producing the protein MYSYKIGISAEEHDNFAKSSNQTNLLQSSNWAKIKDNWDNERIGFYKDDALVASASILIKALPLGFTMLYIPRGPIMDYSDKELVAFVISSLKKYGKTKRSLFIKIDPALLLKQYKIGEEVDENKDTLTAIDNLKAAGCEWTGRTTTIAESIQPRFQANVYTQEDMTATFPKHTKRLMKDAIHRGVITSRGTIDDVKAFADVVALTENRKGVALRNEDYFRKMMETYGDDAYLHLAKVNLPKRLTEYKEQLAQIEKDLSETAEHQKKRLTKLTQQKNSVTKYITEFEEFVEKYPDELIIAGILSVSFGNVMEMLYAGMNDEFKKFYPQYSLYPKVFEDAYADDIIWANMGGVEGTLDDGLTKFKSNFNPTIEEFIGEFNIPVNPFLYKLSNLAYNIRKQRRNSH
- a CDS encoding aminoacyltransferase is translated as MTSLEIIEKKVFETFCNTVSYKSFMQSVEMADLLKKRGYQVTYLGLKDEGTLQVAAVLFSLPMTGGLRMEINSGPVSRDKHYLKQFYQELQSYAKENGALELLVKPYDTYQHFDTTGQPTDQENTALLDDFLSLGYQHDGLLTGYPGGEPDWHYVKDLTDLDEKTLLKSFSKKGRPLVKKAKTFGITLRKLNRNELPLFKEITSATSDRRDYDDKSLDYYQDFYDSFGDSCEFMVASLNFQDYLAHLETDKAKLDQRIEKLRTAIENNNVSEKKQNQLRELSSQSATFDTRMAEAKEFIGKYGSQNVVLAGSLFVYTKQEAVYLFSGSYPEFNKFYAPALLQEYVMLEAIKRGITTYNLLGITGKFDGSDGVLRFKQNYNGYITRKMGTFRYYPHPLKYKLIHNLKKILRRH
- the tpiA gene encoding triose-phosphate isomerase; translated protein: MSRKPFIAGNWKMNKNPEEAKAFVEAVASKLPSSELVEAGIAAPALDLSTVLAAAKGSNLKVAAENCYFENAGAFTGENSPKVLSEMGTDYVVIGHSERREYFHETDEDINKKAKAIFANGMLPIICCGETLETYEAGKAAEFVGGQVSAALAGLSEEQVSSLVIAYEPIWAIGTGKSASQDDAQKMCKVVRDTVAADFGQAVADKVRVQYGGSVKPENVAAYMACPDVDGALVGGASLQPESFLALLDFVK
- the tuf gene encoding elongation factor Tu; protein product: MAKEKYDRSKPHVNIGTIGHVDHGKTTLTAAITTVLARRLPSAVNQPKDYASIDAAPEERERGITINTAHVEYETAKRHYAHIDAPGHADYVKNMITGAAQMDGAILVVASTDGPMPQTREHILLSRQVGVKYLIVFMNKVDLVDDEELLELVEMEIRDLLSEYDFPGDDLPVIQGSALKALEGDTHYEDIIMELMDTVDEYIPEPERDTDKPLLLPVEDVFSITGRGTVASGRIDRGTVKVNDEVEIVGIRDDIQKAVVTGVEMFRKQLDEGLAGDNVGVLLRGIQRDEIERGQVLAKPGSIHPHTKFKGEVYILTKEEGGRHTPFFNNYRPQFYFRTTDVTGSIELPAGTEMVMPGDNVTIDVELIHPIAVEQGTTFSIREGGRTVGSGIVSEIEA